The following proteins come from a genomic window of Larimichthys crocea isolate SSNF chromosome XV, L_crocea_2.0, whole genome shotgun sequence:
- the si:ch73-70k4.1 gene encoding Fanconi anemia core complex-associated protein 20 has protein sequence MSESYLKSKLKRKKLSVEENQAEPSSRGTLNTRHTTAFARDGPTEPERSAVWWDREQLPAVETLWALTLKTALPYLENQVPDLPQPCTARPIALKLDEQRWCDLSEKVASFPETSQRTSSSPNPLRHSSSQQDLSVETKPEPDPPDRHVSAHSRQSQNGKTASIQALTKRPQPSLYSWEGAAAASAGPSSVRVEEERKGKETGPDNRQILTSQGRASDRRDENNEEEEVQTSVRGDGEAAGGVGLQSCPMCLLVFPAGFTQMDCDGHLAQCLSEVNVDMTW, from the exons ATGTCTGAAAGTTATTTGAAGTCCaaactgaagaggaagaaactCTCTGTGGAAGAGAACCAGGCGGAACCATCCTCAAGGGGAACCCTGAACACGAGACACACGACAGCGTTCGCCAGAGACGGTCCAACAGAACCagagag GTCAGCAGTGTGGTGGGACAGAGAGCAGCTGCCTGCCGTGGAGACTCTGTGGGCGCTGACGCTGAAGACCGCTCTGCCGTACCTGGAGAACCAAGTTCCTGATCTTCCACAGCCGTGTACAGCG AGACCCATCGCACTGAAGCTGGATGAACAGCGATGGTGTGACCTCAGTGAAAAGGTCGCTTCCTTCCCTGAAACTTCTCAGAGGACTTCATCCAGTCCAAATCCTCTCAGGCACAGCTCCTCCCAGCAAGACCTTTCAGTAGAGACCAAACCTGAACCGGACCCACCTGACAGACATGTGTCCGCTCACAGCAGGCAAAGCCAGAACGGCAAGACAGCATCCATTCAAGCCCTCACTAAAAGACCACAGCCTTCCCTCTACAGCTGggagggagcagcagcagcatcagcaggaCCGTCAAGTGTACGGgtagaagaggagaggaaagggaaagagaCTGGaccagacaacagacagattCTCACCAGCCAGGGGAGGGCGTCTGACAGGCGAGATGAAAAtaacgaggaagaggaggtgcaGACGAGCgtcagaggagatggagaagcagcaggaggagtaGGCCTGCAGAGCTGCCCCATGTGCCTGCTGGTGTTCCCTGCTGG GTTCACCCAGATGGACTGCGACGGCCACCTGGCCCAGTGTCTGTCAGAGGTGAATGTGGATATGACCTGGTGA